One genomic segment of Pseudomonadota bacterium includes these proteins:
- a CDS encoding thioredoxin family protein, translating to MDEPTRTEVDAFTAPTVLEFGATWCGYCQAAQTDIAAVMKNHPTVRHIKVEDGKGRPLGRSFRVKLWPTLIYLEKGVEQGRVVRPGGGAEIEAIFAPTAAPPDRWP from the coding sequence ATGGATGAACCCACTCGCACCGAGGTCGATGCTTTCACCGCGCCCACCGTGCTGGAATTCGGCGCCACCTGGTGCGGCTACTGCCAGGCGGCACAGACCGACATTGCGGCCGTCATGAAAAACCATCCGACGGTGCGCCACATCAAGGTGGAAGACGGCAAGGGCCGGCCGCTCGGGCGGTCGTTTCGCGTCAAGCTCTGGCCGACGCTCATCTACCTCGAGAAGGGTGTGGAGCAGGGTCGCGTGGTGCGGCCCGGTGGTGGGGCCGAGATCGAGGCGATTTTCGCGCCGACGGCCGCGCCGCCAGATCGCTGGCCGTAG
- a CDS encoding alpha/beta fold hydrolase → MGTNNIVLIHGLWMTPLSWEYWAHHYCDRGYSVFAPSWPGMERDVRALRRAPETYAQIGIKQIIDHYEQVVLELGDPPILIGHSFGGLVVQALLDRGLGACGVAIASAPIKGIWKLPYSTIRVVTPQLINPRNNHRCVPLTPNQFQYAFMNTSTREESFRIYQRYAVPGPDHVLFQTELANFNPFAETAVNVRRNNRAPLLMIAGSADHVSPPAVVKANVRAYRRSAATTAYHEFPDRTHFIIGQSGWQEVANYALDWVRDQELLVQREARRVVRAMHARQVA, encoded by the coding sequence ATGGGCACTAACAACATCGTCCTGATTCACGGTTTATGGATGACCCCGCTCAGCTGGGAATACTGGGCGCATCACTACTGCGATCGCGGTTACAGCGTGTTCGCGCCGAGCTGGCCCGGGATGGAACGCGATGTCCGGGCGCTGCGCCGTGCGCCGGAAACATACGCCCAGATCGGCATCAAGCAGATCATCGATCACTACGAACAAGTGGTGCTCGAGCTCGGAGACCCGCCCATCCTCATCGGGCATTCCTTCGGCGGGCTCGTGGTCCAGGCCTTGCTGGACCGTGGACTGGGTGCCTGCGGCGTGGCCATCGCGTCGGCGCCGATAAAGGGCATATGGAAGCTGCCCTATTCCACGATACGCGTGGTCACGCCGCAGTTGATCAACCCCCGCAACAACCATCGCTGCGTGCCGCTCACCCCCAACCAGTTTCAATACGCATTCATGAATACCTCGACGCGCGAGGAATCGTTCCGCATCTATCAACGTTATGCCGTGCCCGGACCGGACCACGTGTTGTTCCAGACCGAGCTCGCCAACTTCAATCCATTCGCCGAGACCGCGGTGAACGTGCGCCGCAATAACCGGGCGCCGCTGCTGATGATCGCCGGCAGCGCGGATCACGTGTCGCCGCCGGCAGTGGTCAAGGCCAACGTCCGGGCTTATCGCCGCTCCGCCGCGACCACGGCGTACCACGAGTTCCCGGATCGCACGCATTTCATCATCGGCCAGAGCGGCTGGCAGGAAGTGGCCAACTACGCGCTGGATTGGGTCCGCGACCAGGAATTGCTCGTCCAACGGGAAGCGCGCCGGGTGGTGCGAGCGATGCACGCACGCCAGGTGGCTTGA
- a CDS encoding DNA alkylation repair protein yields MADPRVASSLAWLKKHASKSIRDGMLRYGIPNDHALGVRMGDIQKLGKQLGRDHALTLELWDSGVYEARMLCAYVDELDKVTPARMDAQARDFDNWAICDTLCFALWVRSPHALAKIEKWAARREEFVKRAAFALLACVALKNRDVEDAAFLKALKLIEKAAGDERNFVKKAVSWALRGVGERNLKLNKAAVALAKKLGDSKDPTPRWIGKDALRQLATSATLKRLARKAK; encoded by the coding sequence GTGGCAGATCCCCGCGTCGCATCGTCGCTCGCCTGGCTCAAGAAGCATGCATCGAAATCGATTCGCGACGGGATGTTGCGGTATGGGATCCCGAACGACCATGCGCTCGGCGTGCGTATGGGCGACATCCAGAAGCTCGGCAAACAACTCGGGCGCGATCACGCGCTGACGCTCGAATTGTGGGACAGCGGCGTTTACGAGGCGCGCATGTTGTGCGCGTACGTGGACGAACTCGACAAGGTCACGCCAGCGCGTATGGATGCGCAGGCGCGCGACTTCGACAACTGGGCCATCTGCGATACGTTGTGTTTCGCATTGTGGGTGCGTTCGCCGCATGCGCTCGCGAAGATCGAAAAGTGGGCGGCGCGACGCGAAGAATTTGTGAAACGCGCGGCATTCGCGCTGCTGGCGTGCGTCGCGCTCAAGAACCGGGACGTCGAGGATGCGGCGTTCCTGAAGGCGCTGAAGCTGATCGAGAAAGCCGCCGGCGACGAGCGGAATTTCGTCAAGAAGGCGGTGAGCTGGGCGTTGCGCGGCGTGGGCGAGCGCAATCTCAAGCTCAACAAGGCGGCGGTCGCGCTGGCGAAGAAGTTAGGTGATTCGAAAGATCCGACGCCGCGCTGGATCGGAAAGGACGCATTGCGTCAGCTGGCCACCTCCGCGACGTTGAAGCGGCTGGCCCGGAAGGCGAAGTGA
- a CDS encoding NAD-dependent epimerase/dehydratase family protein, whose translation MQMNRRDALRIAGGALLATGLTGPSIAKAKPLKVLILGGTGFIGPHFVRVLTEAGHTVTLFNRGKRDPEAKPGVEQLLGDRNGQVDALKGRDWDVCIDNSGYKPSQVRLTAELLQPHIKHYIFISSVSAYADYISTNIDEDYKLATLKDPANEEVTGETYGGLKVLCEQIVQKTYGKNANVIRPTYIAGPGDPTDRFTYWPVRVSRGGEMLAPGTPADPIGYIDVRDLADFTRTCVEKRIGGVYNLCNRPRSATIGELLEKSKRISGADTRFAWASAEFIDKNGLNAESAPPNAIPIWSPPTGDSAGFALIRCDRAVAKGLKFRSLETTIRDTLEWQKTRPAERQTLRAGLPPEKEKELLAALHAA comes from the coding sequence ATGCAGATGAACAGACGTGACGCGCTCAGGATCGCGGGCGGGGCTTTGTTGGCCACGGGCCTCACCGGCCCGTCCATCGCGAAAGCGAAACCGCTCAAGGTGTTGATCCTCGGCGGGACGGGGTTCATCGGCCCGCACTTCGTGCGAGTGCTGACCGAAGCCGGCCACACCGTGACGTTGTTCAATCGCGGCAAACGCGATCCGGAAGCAAAGCCCGGCGTCGAACAATTGTTAGGCGACCGCAATGGCCAGGTGGACGCGCTCAAGGGCCGCGACTGGGACGTGTGTATCGACAATTCCGGCTACAAGCCGAGCCAGGTGCGGCTCACCGCCGAGCTGCTGCAGCCGCACATCAAGCACTACATCTTCATCTCGAGTGTGTCCGCGTATGCAGACTACATCTCGACGAACATCGACGAGGACTACAAACTCGCGACGCTCAAGGATCCGGCCAACGAGGAAGTGACCGGCGAAACGTACGGTGGCCTCAAAGTGCTCTGCGAGCAGATCGTGCAGAAGACGTACGGCAAGAACGCCAACGTCATCCGGCCTACCTACATTGCCGGGCCCGGCGATCCGACGGATCGTTTCACGTACTGGCCGGTGCGTGTGTCGCGCGGCGGAGAGATGCTGGCGCCCGGCACGCCGGCCGATCCGATCGGTTACATCGACGTGCGCGATCTGGCGGATTTCACGCGTACGTGCGTCGAGAAGCGCATCGGCGGTGTCTACAACCTCTGCAACCGGCCGCGCTCGGCGACGATCGGCGAGCTGCTGGAGAAGAGCAAGCGCATCTCGGGCGCGGATACCAGGTTTGCCTGGGCCAGCGCGGAATTCATCGACAAGAATGGTTTGAACGCGGAATCCGCGCCGCCGAACGCGATTCCGATCTGGAGTCCGCCGACCGGCGACAGCGCGGGGTTTGCGCTCATCCGGTGTGACCGGGCGGTGGCGAAAGGGCTCAAATTCCGGTCGTTGGAAACCACGATCCGCGACACGCTGGAATGGCAGAAGACGCGGCCGGCGGAGCGCCAGACATTGCGTGCGGGTTTGCCGCCCGAGAAAGAAAAGGAGCTGCTGGCGGCGTTGCACGCGGCCTGA
- the yecR gene encoding YecR family lipoprotein, with the protein MPRSILVPAMLGLALTGCVSTKQWTATGGNKEAGLVRVSYQYSETHQPDLSDLQATALAENRCEAWGFKRADPVAGLVRECSSREAGNCQLWTVTREFQCSSGDGDASYATHLSK; encoded by the coding sequence ATGCCTCGCTCAATCCTCGTTCCCGCCATGCTCGGTCTCGCCCTGACCGGCTGCGTGAGCACGAAGCAGTGGACCGCGACCGGCGGCAACAAGGAAGCTGGACTGGTGCGCGTTTCGTATCAGTACTCCGAGACTCACCAGCCCGATCTCAGCGACCTGCAAGCCACGGCGCTGGCGGAGAATCGCTGCGAAGCCTGGGGCTTCAAACGCGCCGACCCGGTGGCCGGGCTGGTGCGCGAATGCAGCAGCAGGGAAGCCGGCAATTGCCAGCTGTGGACCGTGACGCGCGAATTCCAGTGCAGCAGCGGCGATGGAGACGCGTCGTACGCCACCCACCTTTCGAAGTAG
- a CDS encoding type II CAAX endopeptidase family protein: MKSLREVIRQLPPAVEFLVVIMWAFGLPIFTSILSIGQPQGAAVFSDAALIGTVVFELLVAAALIWFLRVRDWTLEKVGLRVDGRGTLWGIALLAGYYALIIVVQLAAHLLPIDMKSIAGQVPRTDGHLSMEIVFFVSVVNGVFEEVFVAGYAITTLQKARGLWTAINVSTAVRVMYHLYQGPFAFLTIAPMGLLFGYVYARTRQLWPLIVAHVLLDLIGLSFGLN, translated from the coding sequence ATGAAGTCCCTCCGCGAGGTCATCCGGCAACTGCCGCCGGCCGTCGAGTTCCTCGTCGTCATCATGTGGGCGTTCGGCCTGCCCATCTTCACGTCGATCCTCTCGATCGGCCAACCGCAAGGCGCCGCCGTATTCTCGGACGCCGCGTTGATTGGAACGGTCGTTTTCGAGCTGCTGGTGGCGGCCGCACTCATCTGGTTCCTGCGCGTGCGCGACTGGACACTCGAGAAGGTGGGGCTGCGGGTAGATGGGCGCGGAACCCTGTGGGGCATCGCGCTGCTGGCCGGATATTACGCGCTGATCATCGTGGTCCAGCTGGCAGCCCACCTGTTGCCCATCGACATGAAATCGATCGCCGGGCAGGTTCCACGCACCGATGGCCATCTCAGCATGGAAATCGTGTTCTTCGTGTCGGTGGTGAACGGCGTTTTCGAAGAGGTGTTCGTTGCCGGTTACGCCATCACGACACTGCAAAAGGCGCGTGGTCTGTGGACGGCGATCAACGTGAGCACTGCCGTGCGGGTCATGTATCACCTGTATCAAGGCCCGTTTGCGTTCCTCACGATCGCGCCGATGGGATTGTTGTTCGGCTACGTGTACGCGCGCACGCGGCAGTTGTGGCCGCTGATCGTGGCGCACGTGCTGCTGGATCTGATCGGACTGTCGTTCGGGTTGAACTAG
- a CDS encoding CheR family methyltransferase, with protein MNPPSFPIVGIGASAGGIDAFHAFFKSMPADCGLAFVVILHLPADRKSMLIEILARWTPMRVVDGANGTKVEPNCVYVPPPHSVVKLHKGYLRVERADTNEVFRPIDGFFDSLGQELGERAVGIILSGTGSDGSLGLKALKAKGGLTLAQGTDRTAPQYPEMPQGAVSTGAVDLIAPVEEMPGHLLRLFGSASNTAAMLSNVDEVERLRLEICSLLRAQLGHDFSGYRSQTFLRRVERRMQVLNTPTLPEYVARLARSPEECTMLFRDLLIRVTSFFRDQATFDTLRDKVVPLLFADKRADATVRVWVPGCATGEEAYSLAILLREHMEQIDGPPRVQIFATDIDEPAIATARAGRYPTGLLDGFSPERLERFFTRSHGGYVVSKEIRGLCTFSIHNLVRDPPFSMMSLVSCRNLLIYMNADLQARVIPVFHYALVPNGILLLGGAESVVQHADLFATIDKTARIFQRRAGRSPELNVSWQRPPPGAFRAPHFDSSSSPTAIPQVKDGSPMRDTNSDAAPNVSIAHLSRAAQFERILGPVEPTPTVVNELQSALLGVCEELGSLTEQYQSALEELRSANEELHSVNEELQSTNEELETSKEELQSLNEELHTVNIRLTDKIGELDHTNSDLRNLFDSTEIATVFLDRHLIIRSFTPAIATLYNLIPSDQGRPLSDIVSRLKYHSLREDVAAVLSNREPLERRVTRVDTNAHYIMRILPYRDPESTVTGVLVTFIDVTTIVQAETALLEADVRKDVFLATLSHELRNPLAPIRTAAQILRSPKLQADELQHAQAIIARQVAHMSSLLDDLLDVSRITRGSLQLKKEYVDLGSVMDTAIEAAQPVLDRREHTLTVERPQMATVLEADPVRLTQILTNLLINAAKYTPKRGKIVLGTRVEDNFQVLFVRDNGVGIAPEMTAKLFDMFTQAASQVGRSEGGLGVGLALAKGLAELHGGRIEARSAGADKGSEFVVYLPHSAAVDGEANAANGNASSPARRRILIADDHADGAETMRMLLTHADHDVYVAHSGAEALEFAKRLRPQIVVLDIGMHFMNGYEVAERIRGEAWGGNILLIAVTGWGQDGDKQRAKAAGFDFHLTKPIDPEALKNLIDQKK; from the coding sequence TTGAACCCCCCGTCCTTTCCGATCGTCGGCATCGGCGCTTCTGCGGGCGGCATCGATGCTTTTCATGCCTTTTTCAAGAGCATGCCCGCGGACTGCGGCCTGGCCTTCGTCGTCATCCTGCATCTGCCAGCCGACCGCAAGAGCATGCTCATCGAGATCCTGGCGCGCTGGACGCCCATGCGCGTAGTCGACGGCGCGAACGGTACGAAGGTCGAGCCCAACTGCGTGTATGTGCCGCCCCCGCACAGCGTCGTGAAGCTGCACAAGGGCTATCTACGCGTCGAGCGCGCGGATACGAACGAGGTATTCCGCCCCATCGACGGTTTTTTCGACTCGTTGGGCCAGGAACTCGGCGAGCGTGCGGTCGGCATCATACTGTCGGGAACCGGCAGCGATGGTTCCCTCGGTCTCAAGGCCCTCAAGGCGAAGGGTGGATTGACGCTCGCGCAAGGCACGGATCGCACGGCGCCGCAGTACCCGGAAATGCCTCAAGGCGCGGTTTCGACCGGCGCGGTGGACCTGATTGCTCCCGTCGAAGAAATGCCGGGCCACTTGCTGCGGTTGTTTGGCTCCGCCTCGAACACGGCGGCCATGCTGTCGAACGTCGACGAAGTCGAACGCCTGCGGCTCGAGATCTGTTCGCTGCTGCGCGCGCAGCTCGGCCACGATTTCAGCGGTTATCGCAGCCAGACTTTCCTGCGTCGCGTCGAGCGGCGCATGCAGGTGCTGAACACGCCGACTCTGCCGGAGTACGTCGCCAGACTCGCCCGATCGCCCGAAGAGTGCACCATGCTGTTCCGCGATCTGCTGATCCGCGTGACCAGTTTTTTCCGCGACCAGGCAACCTTCGACACGCTGCGCGACAAGGTCGTTCCACTGCTGTTCGCCGACAAACGTGCCGACGCCACCGTGCGCGTATGGGTTCCGGGATGCGCCACCGGCGAAGAAGCGTATTCACTGGCGATCCTGCTGCGCGAACACATGGAGCAGATCGATGGCCCGCCGCGCGTGCAGATCTTCGCCACCGATATCGATGAGCCCGCCATCGCCACGGCGCGCGCGGGCCGTTATCCCACCGGGCTGCTCGACGGGTTTTCTCCCGAACGGCTCGAGCGGTTTTTCACCCGCTCACACGGCGGCTATGTGGTTTCGAAGGAAATTCGCGGTCTCTGCACCTTCTCGATCCACAACCTGGTGCGCGATCCGCCGTTTTCGATGATGAGCCTGGTGTCCTGCCGCAACTTGCTCATTTACATGAATGCCGATCTCCAGGCGCGCGTCATCCCGGTGTTCCATTACGCGCTCGTGCCGAATGGCATCCTGCTGCTCGGCGGCGCGGAATCCGTCGTACAGCATGCGGACCTGTTCGCGACGATCGACAAGACCGCGCGCATTTTTCAGCGGCGCGCGGGCCGCAGTCCCGAGCTCAACGTCAGCTGGCAACGTCCGCCACCCGGGGCTTTCCGGGCACCTCACTTCGACTCGTCTTCGTCCCCGACGGCGATTCCCCAGGTCAAGGATGGATCGCCGATGCGCGACACGAACAGCGACGCAGCGCCCAATGTCTCCATCGCCCATCTTTCGCGCGCCGCGCAATTCGAAAGGATCCTGGGTCCCGTCGAGCCGACCCCAACAGTGGTGAACGAACTGCAATCCGCGCTCCTGGGCGTCTGTGAAGAGCTGGGCTCGCTCACCGAACAGTACCAGAGCGCGCTCGAGGAACTGCGCAGCGCCAACGAGGAATTGCACTCGGTCAACGAGGAGCTGCAGTCCACCAACGAGGAACTCGAAACTTCGAAAGAAGAGCTGCAATCGCTCAACGAGGAGCTGCATACCGTCAACATCCGGCTGACGGACAAGATAGGCGAGCTCGATCACACCAACAGCGATCTGCGCAATCTGTTCGACAGCACGGAAATCGCGACCGTGTTCCTCGACCGGCACCTGATCATCCGCAGCTTCACGCCCGCGATCGCGACCTTGTACAACCTCATCCCGAGCGACCAGGGCCGGCCGCTGTCGGACATCGTGAGCCGGTTGAAGTACCACAGCCTGCGCGAAGATGTGGCCGCGGTGTTGTCGAATCGCGAACCGCTCGAGCGGCGCGTAACGCGCGTGGACACCAACGCCCACTACATCATGCGGATCCTGCCGTACCGCGACCCCGAAAGCACCGTAACCGGCGTGCTGGTCACCTTCATCGACGTCACCACCATCGTGCAGGCTGAAACGGCGCTGCTCGAGGCGGACGTACGCAAGGATGTGTTCCTGGCGACCCTGTCGCACGAACTGCGCAATCCGTTGGCGCCGATCCGCACCGCGGCGCAGATCCTGCGGTCGCCCAAACTACAGGCCGACGAATTGCAGCACGCACAGGCGATCATCGCGCGCCAGGTCGCGCACATGAGCTCGCTGCTGGACGACCTGCTCGATGTTTCGCGCATCACGCGCGGTTCGCTGCAGCTCAAAAAGGAGTACGTCGACCTTGGCAGCGTCATGGATACCGCGATCGAAGCGGCGCAGCCGGTCCTGGATCGTCGCGAACACACCTTGACTGTCGAGCGGCCGCAGATGGCTACCGTGCTCGAAGCCGACCCGGTACGCCTGACACAGATACTGACGAACCTGTTGATCAACGCCGCGAAGTACACGCCCAAGCGCGGCAAGATCGTGCTGGGGACACGTGTCGAAGATAATTTCCAGGTGCTGTTCGTGCGCGACAACGGCGTCGGCATCGCTCCCGAGATGACCGCGAAATTGTTCGACATGTTCACCCAGGCGGCTTCGCAGGTCGGGCGCTCCGAGGGCGGCCTCGGCGTCGGACTCGCGCTGGCGAAAGGGCTGGCGGAGCTGCATGGCGGCCGGATCGAAGCCCGCAGCGCCGGCGCCGACAAGGGCAGCGAATTCGTCGTGTACCTGCCGCACTCGGCCGCCGTCGATGGGGAGGCGAACGCGGCGAATGGCAATGCGTCTTCCCCGGCGCGGCGGCGCATCCTCATCGCCGACGATCACGCGGATGGCGCCGAGACGATGCGCATGTTGCTGACCCATGCGGACCACGACGTGTATGTCGCGCATTCCGGAGCGGAGGCATTGGAGTTCGCCAAGCGCCTCCGGCCGCAGATCGTCGTACTCGACATCGGGATGCATTTCATGAATGGCTACGAGGTCGCGGAACGGATTCGCGGCGAAGCCTGGGGCGGCAACATCCTGCTGATCGCCGTGACGGGCTGGGGTCAGGATGGCGACAAGCAGCGCGCGAAAGCGGCCGGTTTCGATTTTCACCTGACCAAGCCGATCGACCCCGAAGCGCTCAAGAATCTCATCGACCAGAAGAAGTAG
- a CDS encoding acyl-CoA desaturase produces MDNTLNDSAAGAYKVNSLTIGADADPMAGTVIWDPARSLWNGGMLLATLILGPIYFSWGAFGVFLVLLELTMCTGHSIGFHRRLIHRTFQCPKWFERVLVWSGTLVGMQGPFWVIQSHDFRDWAQRQPDCHPFLKHGHGLIKDGWWNLHCRLELAKPPGFDPGAGIGDDPFYRFLQRYWMLQQLPVALVLFAIGGVPWVVWGVCARVTAGVSMHWFVGYICHTHGPQSWLVDTGAVQAHNVPWAAIPSMGESWHNNHHAFPASARHGLYPGQLDIGYEFLRGLEKTGLVWNIQTPEVLPPRKGITFVG; encoded by the coding sequence ATGGACAACACGCTCAACGATTCCGCGGCCGGCGCGTACAAGGTCAATTCGCTGACCATCGGCGCGGACGCAGACCCGATGGCCGGCACGGTGATCTGGGATCCGGCCCGTTCGCTGTGGAACGGCGGAATGTTGCTGGCCACGCTCATCCTCGGCCCTATCTATTTCAGCTGGGGTGCATTCGGGGTTTTCCTCGTATTGCTCGAGCTGACCATGTGCACCGGTCATTCGATCGGGTTCCACCGGCGGCTCATCCACCGCACGTTTCAATGTCCGAAGTGGTTCGAACGAGTGCTCGTATGGTCAGGCACGCTGGTGGGCATGCAGGGTCCGTTCTGGGTGATCCAGTCGCATGATTTTCGCGATTGGGCGCAACGCCAGCCCGATTGCCATCCATTCCTCAAACATGGCCATGGGCTCATCAAGGACGGCTGGTGGAACCTGCATTGCAGGCTCGAGCTCGCGAAACCGCCGGGTTTCGATCCCGGAGCGGGCATCGGCGACGATCCTTTTTACCGGTTCCTGCAGCGCTACTGGATGCTGCAGCAGCTGCCCGTGGCGCTGGTGTTGTTCGCCATCGGCGGCGTCCCGTGGGTAGTTTGGGGCGTATGCGCGCGCGTGACCGCCGGCGTGTCGATGCACTGGTTCGTGGGTTATATCTGCCACACACACGGGCCGCAGAGCTGGCTGGTGGATACCGGCGCGGTGCAGGCGCACAACGTGCCGTGGGCGGCGATTCCGTCGATGGGTGAGAGCTGGCACAACAATCACCATGCGTTTCCGGCGTCCGCGCGGCATGGGCTGTATCCCGGCCAGCTCGATATCGGCTATGAGTTCCTGCGCGGACTCGAGAAGACGGGCCTGGTGTGGAACATCCAGACACCGGAGGTGCTGCCACCCCGCAAAGGCATCACCTTCGTCGGATAA
- the aac(6') gene encoding aminoglycoside 6'-N-acetyltransferase, with the protein MKTTIERCASLDQPGWLAMRIALWADATPEDHRGYMAISLAQPERFLQLMMYDDKHEPIGFIEGSIRGDYVNGTETSPVGFVEGVYVVPAWRRRGVARQLFAAIGDWARARGCRELASDALLENEASQRAHRALGFEETERVVYFRRPL; encoded by the coding sequence ATGAAAACAACCATTGAACGCTGCGCATCGCTCGACCAGCCCGGCTGGCTCGCGATGCGTATCGCGTTGTGGGCGGATGCGACGCCCGAGGATCATCGCGGCTATATGGCCATCTCGCTCGCGCAGCCCGAGCGGTTCCTGCAGCTGATGATGTATGACGATAAGCACGAGCCCATCGGGTTCATCGAAGGGTCCATCCGTGGCGACTACGTGAACGGCACGGAGACTTCGCCGGTGGGGTTCGTCGAAGGTGTGTACGTCGTGCCGGCGTGGCGCCGCAGAGGCGTGGCGCGGCAGCTGTTCGCGGCGATCGGCGACTGGGCGCGTGCGCGCGGTTGCCGTGAGCTGGCGTCGGATGCCTTGCTGGAAAACGAAGCGAGCCAACGCGCGCATCGCGCGCTGGGATTCGAAGAAACCGAACGCGTCGTCTATTTCCGCCGGCCGCTGTGA